GCGCGAAACGCACTCGGGGGCCCAGGTCGGCCCGAAGGCCCGCGGGGCGGCCGGGAAGAGCCGGTGGCCTACTTCTTGTCGCCGCCCTTGCCCTGGTCGCCGCCGCCGCTCATGGACTCGTAGATCTCCTTGCACAGCGGGCAGACCGGGTACTTCTTCGGGTCACGGCCCGGCACCCACACCTTGCCGCACAGCGCCACGACGGGTGTCCCGTCCAGGGCGCTCGCCATGATCTTGTCCTTCTGGACGTAGTGGGCGAAGCGCTCGTGGTCGCCGTCTCCGTGGGACACCTGCGGCGTCGGCTCTACGAGGGTCCCCGTACCAGTGCCGCGCTCGGGCTCGAGAGTGCTCATACGCCAAGGGTACTGAAGTGCGCGGGCATCAGTTGAGCGACGGGTCGTCCGGGTAGGTGGCGACCATCGCCAGCTCGCTGCGCTGCCTGCGCAGCACCTCGCGCCACAGCCGCTCGGGGAACGGGGAGGACACGTCGCCCGGTTCCGACTCGACGACGTACCAGGCGCCCTCCCCCAGCTCGCCCTCCAGCTGGCCGGGGCCCCAGCCCGCGTACCCGGCGAAGATGCGCAGCGAGCCGAGGGCGGAGGCCAGCAGCTCCGGCGGCGCCTCCAGGTCGACCAGGCCGATCGCGCCGTGCACCCGGCGCCAGCCCAGCGGGGCGCGGCCGCCCGCGCCGCCGCCCGGGATGACGGCGACACCGAGCGCGGAGTCCAGCGAGACCGGCCCGCCCTGGAAGACGACGCCCGGCTCCCCGGCCAGGTCCGCCCAGCCGGCCAGGATGTCGCCGACGTCCACCGGGGTGGGCCGGTTGAGGACGACACCGAGGGAACCCTCCTCGTCGTGGTCGAGAAGGAGCACCACCGCACGGTCGAAGTTCGGGTCCGCCAGGGCGGGCGTGGCCACGAGCAGCCGCCCTGTGAGCGAGGACACCTCGGTCATGCCAGACATGATCCCGCATCTTCCCCGGGCGTGGGGAGCCAATCCGGCTACCGGAGTGAGGGCGCGCCCGGGGCACGGGAGCGTCACGGGCGCACGGCCGCGACGGTCACCGCACGTGCCCGGCGCCCGACACTGCGTGTTGTGACACAGCCATGACGTGCGGGTGGTGCACAGGCTTACGAAAGGAAGCTCCGCCGCGACTAGTCTGTCTGTCCGGCCCCTGCCCGAGTGACCGGCCGCGCCCCTGCCCCACCTCATCGGAACGCGAGATACATGACCGTCAACGGCACTGATGACGTACTGCTTGTCCACGGCGGAACCCCGCTGGAGGGCGAGATCCGTGTCCGCGGTGCGAAGAACCTCGTACCGAAGGCCATGGTCGCCGCTCTGCTGGGCAGCGAACCGAGCCGGCTGCGCAATGTTCCGGACATCCGTGACGTGCGGGTCGTACGCGGTCTGCTGCAACTGCACGGGGTGACGGTCCGTCCGGGTGAGGAGCCGGGCGAGCTGGTGCTCGACCCGACCCGGGTGGAGAGCGCCAACGTGGCCGACATCGATGCCCACGCGGGCTCCAGCCGCATCCCGATCCTGTTCTGCGGCCCGCTGCTGCACCGGCTCGGCCACGCCTTCATCCCCGGCCTGGGCGGCTGCGACATCGGCGGCCGGCCCATCGACTTCCACTTCGACGTGCTGCGGCAGTTCGGCGCGACGATCGAGAAGCGGGCGGACGGCCAGTACCTGGAGGCACCGCAGCGGCTGCGCGGCACCAAGATCCGGCTGCCCTACCCGTCGGTGGGCACGACCGAGCAGGTGCTGCTGACGGCCGTACTCGCCGAGGGCGTCACCGAGTTGTCCAACGCGGCCGTCGAGCCGGAGATCGAGGACCTGATCTGCGTACTGCAGAAGATGGGCGCGATCATCGCGATGGACACCGACCGCACCATCCGCGTCACCGGTGTCGACAAGCTCGGCGGCTACACCCACCGCGCCCTCTCGGACCGCCTGGAGGCGGCGTCCTGGGCGTCGGCGGCGCTGGCCACCGAGGGCGACATCTACGTCCGCGGCGCCCAGCAGCGGTCGATGATGACCTTCCTGAACACCTACCGGAAGGTGGGCGGTGCCTTCGAGATCGACGACGAGGGCATCCGGTTCTGGCACCCCGGCGGGCAGTTGAAGTCCATCGCGCTGGAGACGGACGTGCACCCCGGCTTCCAGACGGACTGGCAGCAGCCGCTGGTGGTCGCGCTCACCCAGGCGACCGGCCTGTCGATCGTCCACGAGACGGTCTACGAGTCCCGCCTCGGCTTCACCTCCGCGCTCAACCAGATGGGCGCGCACATCCAGCTCTACCGCGAGTGCCTGGGCGGCTCCGACTGCCGCTTCGGCCAGCGCAACTTCCTGCACTCCGCGGTGGTGTCGGGCCCCACCCGGCTCCAGGGCGCCGACCTGGTCATCCCCGACCTGCGCGGCGGCTTCTCCTACCTGATCGCCGCCCTGGCCGCCCAGGGCACCTCCCGTGTCCACGGCATCGACCTGATCAACCGCGGCTACGAGAACTTCATGGACAAGCTCGTGGAACTGGGCGCGAAG
The sequence above is drawn from the Streptomyces sp. SAT1 genome and encodes:
- a CDS encoding DUF3039 domain-containing protein, which translates into the protein MSTLEPERGTGTGTLVEPTPQVSHGDGDHERFAHYVQKDKIMASALDGTPVVALCGKVWVPGRDPKKYPVCPLCKEIYESMSGGGDQGKGGDKK
- a CDS encoding YqgE/AlgH family protein yields the protein MTEVSSLTGRLLVATPALADPNFDRAVVLLLDHDEEGSLGVVLNRPTPVDVGDILAGWADLAGEPGVVFQGGPVSLDSALGVAVIPGGGAGGRAPLGWRRVHGAIGLVDLEAPPELLASALGSLRIFAGYAGWGPGQLEGELGEGAWYVVESEPGDVSSPFPERLWREVLRRQRSELAMVATYPDDPSLN
- the murA gene encoding UDP-N-acetylglucosamine 1-carboxyvinyltransferase; this encodes MTVNGTDDVLLVHGGTPLEGEIRVRGAKNLVPKAMVAALLGSEPSRLRNVPDIRDVRVVRGLLQLHGVTVRPGEEPGELVLDPTRVESANVADIDAHAGSSRIPILFCGPLLHRLGHAFIPGLGGCDIGGRPIDFHFDVLRQFGATIEKRADGQYLEAPQRLRGTKIRLPYPSVGTTEQVLLTAVLAEGVTELSNAAVEPEIEDLICVLQKMGAIIAMDTDRTIRVTGVDKLGGYTHRALSDRLEAASWASAALATEGDIYVRGAQQRSMMTFLNTYRKVGGAFEIDDEGIRFWHPGGQLKSIALETDVHPGFQTDWQQPLVVALTQATGLSIVHETVYESRLGFTSALNQMGAHIQLYRECLGGSDCRFGQRNFLHSAVVSGPTRLQGADLVIPDLRGGFSYLIAALAAQGTSRVHGIDLINRGYENFMDKLVELGAKVELPGQALG